In a single window of the Flavobacterium sp. W4I14 genome:
- a CDS encoding signal transduction histidine kinase (product_source=COG0642; cath_funfam=1.10.287.130,3.30.565.10; cog=COG0642; pfam=PF00512,PF02518; smart=SM00387,SM00388; superfamily=55874; transmembrane_helix_parts=Outside_1_9,TMhelix_10_32,Inside_33_139,TMhelix_140_162,Outside_163_437), translated as MKLNHKLNLYFALSKLIIIGLFILLLPAIFNWYSVYTIDKFLRLQRNEAFQNIKANGLDFYLEGSDAYGSYTMLKDDYIAIQRTVPDSLITLKEIDDQVRIIDRDTAEYRILKNVFTHNNKYYILEIGRSRETIELYSSLLQHVGMALLLILFVITIILDFYFSKQALRPFWSIIDKRLVKQAFPFDLDFSPIQTTTSDFVFLDTSLKALMESTTKAFNREREFTANASHELLTPISILRSKIENMMIDKNLSEIQALKLSEMDNTLDRMGRIVKSLLLLARIDSGQYKKTDNIILHNVLSDIISELRPMLEDQNINVHVAIKEDVHFTGMNQELVFHLFYNLINNAIRYNKPGGSIEIKDVLLKHEYQIWVTDTGKGIHTAALETIFNRFSHQEGSGRHGLGMSIVKSIADYFDIKIQVTSKLHQGTTIKLFLRCL; from the coding sequence GTGAAACTGAACCATAAACTAAACCTGTACTTTGCATTATCTAAATTGATCATTATCGGTCTCTTTATATTGCTCCTTCCAGCAATATTCAACTGGTACTCAGTTTATACTATTGACAAATTTTTGAGATTACAGCGAAATGAAGCCTTTCAAAACATTAAGGCGAATGGCCTGGACTTTTACCTTGAAGGATCGGATGCTTATGGCAGTTATACCATGCTCAAAGACGATTATATTGCTATTCAGCGCACAGTGCCCGACTCCTTGATAACACTAAAGGAAATTGATGATCAGGTACGGATTATTGATAGAGATACAGCTGAATACCGGATATTAAAAAATGTTTTTACACACAATAACAAATACTACATCCTTGAAATAGGCCGCTCGCGTGAGACCATTGAGCTGTACAGCAGTTTATTACAGCATGTAGGAATGGCATTACTGCTCATCTTATTCGTGATAACCATAATTCTTGATTTTTACTTTTCAAAACAAGCATTAAGGCCGTTTTGGTCGATCATAGATAAAAGGCTGGTTAAGCAAGCATTTCCTTTTGACCTGGACTTCTCCCCGATCCAAACAACTACCAGTGATTTTGTTTTTCTTGATACCTCCTTAAAAGCTTTAATGGAAAGTACCACCAAAGCTTTTAACCGCGAGCGTGAGTTTACCGCCAATGCCTCCCATGAACTTTTAACCCCCATTAGTATCCTGCGGAGTAAAATCGAGAATATGATGATCGACAAAAATCTGAGTGAAATACAGGCACTCAAGTTATCTGAAATGGACAATACATTGGACCGGATGGGCCGAATAGTCAAATCTTTGCTCCTTCTGGCAAGAATAGATAGCGGACAATATAAAAAAACAGATAATATTATATTGCATAATGTCCTGTCTGACATTATCTCCGAGTTAAGACCGATGTTGGAAGATCAGAATATAAATGTCCATGTAGCAATTAAAGAAGACGTTCATTTTACTGGTATGAACCAGGAACTCGTCTTTCACTTATTTTACAACCTCATCAACAATGCCATACGTTACAATAAACCAGGAGGAAGCATAGAAATAAAGGATGTATTATTAAAGCATGAATATCAGATCTGGGTAACTGATACAGGAAAAGGCATCCATACAGCAGCACTCGAGACCATATTCAACCGCTTTTCTCACCAGGAAGGAAGTGGGCGCCATGGATTGGGCATGTCTATCGTAAAAAGTATCGCTGATTATTTTGATATTAAAATCCAAGTTACATCCAAACTACATCAAGGCACTACAATTAAACTCTTTTTGAGATGCCTTTAA
- a CDS encoding DNA-binding response OmpR family regulator (product_source=COG0745; cath_funfam=1.10.10.10,3.40.50.2300; cog=COG0745; pfam=PF00072,PF00486; smart=SM00448; superfamily=52172), giving the protein MKVLLVEDEHALSDEIINFLTQLQYECDLADTVKAATAVLAQRYFDIVLLDLGLPDGDGVNILKNMKIDQHGSIIIILSAKGDIEDRIEGLELGADDYLPKPFSLAELHARIQAIMRRKFSTNGNVFQVGDFTIDIHTRIVYFKDQQILLYKKEFDILSYLILNRNRPLSRSQLYEHVWGDLSISSGDSNYIDVHIKNIRKKLAVYASVEWLESVRGIGYKINLLK; this is encoded by the coding sequence ATGAAAGTACTGTTAGTAGAAGATGAGCATGCCCTGTCGGATGAAATCATAAACTTTCTAACCCAGCTTCAGTATGAATGTGATCTTGCCGATACAGTAAAAGCTGCAACAGCCGTATTAGCTCAACGGTACTTTGATATAGTCTTATTGGATTTAGGCCTACCCGACGGGGACGGTGTGAATATTCTAAAAAACATGAAAATAGATCAGCACGGTTCCATAATCATCATACTATCGGCCAAAGGAGATATCGAAGACCGTATTGAGGGGTTGGAGCTCGGGGCTGATGATTATCTGCCAAAACCATTCTCTCTCGCTGAACTCCATGCACGCATCCAGGCTATCATGAGAAGAAAATTCTCAACTAACGGAAACGTGTTTCAGGTCGGAGATTTCACCATAGACATACATACGCGTATTGTATACTTTAAAGACCAGCAGATTTTACTCTACAAAAAGGAATTCGATATCTTAAGCTATCTAATTCTTAATAGAAACCGCCCCTTAAGCAGAAGCCAGCTGTATGAGCATGTATGGGGAGACCTCAGCATCTCCAGTGGAGATTCCAACTATATCGATGTACATATCAAGAATATCCGTAAAAAATTGGCCGTGTATGCTTCAGTAGAATGGCTCGAATCTGTGAGGGGGATCGGGTATAAAATAAACTTATTAAAGTGA
- a CDS encoding hypothetical protein (product_source=Hypo-rule applied; cleavage_site_network=SignalP-noTM; superfamily=56925) has protein sequence MRNLLIVLVSLFAGIPLLASGQSDTLSQEKKHTLTLSSLVSSNASYYGQTAEESLPFAYVDLKFKTSWGWYIAGGGYHLLKENNFPSEMHLKSGFEFNLGPKTDLEVGYTRSFYSKASPLLQASNPNSLSATIGIDHLFRTELVADYNFGQSEDIFISLENSKNILLGQWRKENTFYLKPGVNIVAGTQRFYTTYIEERKQWMDGLNSLLPFPVQQSNEKQTTETTSVSTDFSLLSYNFNLPLIYYRGKGAFMLSYQLSVLSDKNAQGKRSNSFFSLGYFYQL, from the coding sequence ATGCGAAACCTATTAATTGTTCTGGTATCCTTATTTGCAGGTATTCCTTTATTAGCGTCCGGGCAATCAGACACACTGTCTCAGGAAAAAAAACATACATTAACCCTGTCTTCGCTGGTTAGTTCAAATGCCAGCTATTACGGCCAGACAGCAGAAGAAAGCCTTCCTTTTGCCTATGTAGATCTAAAGTTCAAGACCTCATGGGGATGGTATATTGCCGGCGGTGGCTATCATCTGCTGAAGGAGAATAATTTTCCTTCAGAAATGCACCTGAAATCAGGATTTGAATTTAACCTTGGACCAAAAACCGATTTGGAAGTAGGCTATACAAGATCATTCTACTCAAAAGCCTCACCTTTGCTTCAGGCTTCTAATCCGAACAGCCTGAGCGCTACCATTGGTATTGACCATCTGTTCCGTACCGAGCTTGTGGCAGATTACAACTTTGGGCAATCAGAGGATATATTTATCTCGCTCGAAAATTCCAAAAACATCCTATTGGGGCAGTGGAGAAAAGAAAATACGTTTTACTTAAAGCCCGGCGTCAATATAGTAGCTGGCACGCAACGTTTTTACACCACGTATATCGAGGAGAGAAAACAGTGGATGGACGGCCTCAATAGCCTCCTACCTTTTCCCGTTCAGCAGAGCAATGAAAAGCAAACTACAGAAACTACATCAGTATCTACAGATTTCAGCCTGTTGTCATATAACTTTAATCTGCCGCTTATTTATTACCGCGGCAAAGGGGCTTTCATGTTATCCTATCAGCTTTCGGTACTGAGCGATAAAAATGCCCAGGGCAAGCGCTCAAATTCATTTTTTTCTTTAGGTTATTTTTATCAGCTGTAA
- a CDS encoding hypothetical protein (product_source=Hypo-rule applied; transmembrane_helix_parts=Inside_1_4,TMhelix_5_24,Outside_25_108) — protein MRYHLYILFTMLIIGCINGAYATVKKNMLLSTHILQQDTLNTARQQEKRAVEHNKKETLTQTEKSLKNVPKAKNKVIPRTIGPTSLNIKSPGINQVKVRVNTQVKIKL, from the coding sequence ATGAGATATCATCTTTACATTCTTTTCACCATGCTGATCATTGGTTGTATCAATGGAGCATATGCTACTGTAAAAAAAAATATGCTGCTATCAACACATATATTACAACAGGATACATTGAATACTGCCCGGCAACAGGAGAAGCGTGCTGTTGAACATAATAAAAAAGAAACCTTAACACAAACTGAAAAGAGCTTAAAGAATGTACCTAAGGCTAAAAACAAAGTCATTCCAAGGACCATTGGTCCAACCTCATTAAATATAAAGTCACCAGGTATTAACCAGGTTAAAGTAAGAGTTAACACTCAGGTAAAGATTAAATTATAA
- a CDS encoding hypothetical protein (product_source=Hypo-rule applied; cleavage_site_network=SignalP-noTM; superfamily=90257), whose protein sequence is MKTIFTMVLSVMIFTGAMAQQKVKEVSLQTKAKEQVDLNKQSAEGSQSASTKASLNTQKLKSKVKEKKNDAQQKSEAIKEAINEKATNAEASSTGKVGTSGTVGGSTHGLDVSTTAQSDVTIGKKGAVVSKVASVNGQVNGAVKDVKTDANVKTDVKVKTDVNVNPKSINTKVKAATGIKL, encoded by the coding sequence ATGAAAACAATATTCACAATGGTTCTCTCGGTAATGATTTTTACCGGAGCAATGGCCCAACAGAAAGTTAAAGAAGTTTCATTGCAAACAAAGGCAAAAGAACAGGTTGACCTGAACAAGCAAAGTGCTGAGGGTTCTCAGTCCGCCAGCACTAAAGCGAGTTTAAATACCCAAAAATTAAAATCTAAGGTAAAAGAGAAAAAGAATGATGCACAGCAAAAGTCAGAAGCTATAAAAGAAGCTATAAATGAAAAAGCGACTAATGCCGAAGCGTCATCAACTGGTAAAGTAGGAACAAGTGGAACTGTAGGTGGTAGCACACATGGATTAGACGTAAGTACTACAGCCCAATCAGATGTAACCATCGGGAAAAAGGGTGCTGTGGTCAGCAAAGTAGCCTCGGTAAACGGTCAGGTAAACGGGGCTGTGAAAGATGTAAAAACAGACGCAAATGTCAAAACGGATGTAAAAGTAAAGACTGATGTTAATGTAAATCCTAAATCCATCAATACCAAAGTAAAAGCTGCAACAGGCATTAAACTTTAA
- a CDS encoding DNA-binding NtrC family response regulator (product_source=COG2204; cath_funfam=3.40.50.2300; cog=COG2204; pfam=PF00072; smart=SM00448; superfamily=52172), which yields METIIIQDTDEQILEVLMLALELENFKVFPLHGCDANFIELIEKNRPQVMMLDFQIDGKKSIEILRTIKEKYPNLPVIAMSCNNNINKLAYASGFDGYIEKPFVFDLLYSILRKHIATPGERKRD from the coding sequence ATGGAAACAATCATTATTCAGGATACCGATGAACAAATCTTAGAAGTGCTTATGCTTGCACTTGAATTAGAAAATTTCAAGGTCTTCCCGCTTCATGGATGTGATGCCAATTTTATTGAACTCATTGAAAAGAACCGCCCACAGGTAATGATGCTGGATTTCCAGATCGACGGTAAAAAAAGCATCGAAATATTAAGGACGATAAAGGAAAAATATCCCAACCTTCCGGTGATTGCGATGAGTTGCAACAACAACATCAATAAATTAGCCTATGCATCTGGCTTTGACGGATATATTGAAAAACCTTTCGTTTTCGATTTGTTGTACAGCATCCTGAGAAAGCATATTGCCACACCGGGAGAGCGAAAAAGGGATTAA
- a CDS encoding hypothetical protein (product_source=Hypo-rule applied; transmembrane_helix_parts=Inside_1_34,TMhelix_35_57,Outside_58_138,TMhelix_139_156,Inside_157_160) codes for MIILIQQLMHSKNRFNVVLRSCLRRTVSNNIQRKFLLIFVILFSLCSSDLAAQIVQGCQATATSGSNSIYYVADGYNGSVPQFRNDNFSNRYQVSDIYCYSGLGAGHGSCYIQGYGGPSSDYGTLVTFSTNPQDCPLDGNLLGVFGLIALFGMWRLRRVA; via the coding sequence ATGATAATACTTATACAACAATTAATGCATTCAAAAAATCGATTCAACGTAGTTTTAAGATCCTGTCTGCGCAGAACTGTTTCAAACAACATTCAAAGGAAATTCCTATTAATTTTTGTTATTCTATTTAGTCTCTGTAGCTCCGATTTGGCAGCTCAGATCGTTCAGGGCTGCCAAGCTACAGCAACCTCTGGTTCGAATTCTATTTATTACGTTGCAGACGGTTATAATGGATCGGTTCCCCAGTTCAGAAATGATAATTTTTCCAACAGATATCAGGTATCCGATATATATTGCTATAGCGGTCTTGGGGCAGGGCATGGCAGTTGTTACATCCAGGGATATGGGGGGCCTAGTTCTGATTATGGCACACTGGTTACCTTCTCTACGAATCCGCAGGATTGCCCGCTTGACGGTAATCTTCTAGGCGTTTTTGGCTTAATTGCCTTATTTGGCATGTGGAGACTAAGAAGAGTCGCCTAG
- a CDS encoding CheY-like chemotaxis protein (product_source=COG0784; cath_funfam=3.40.50.2300; cog=COG0784; pfam=PF00072; smart=SM00448; superfamily=52172) → MKTRILIIDDDELIILLHKELIGSSEFSMGARYFLKAERALSYIKKNISTDIAFLLLLDINMPGMDGWDLLDELQKLLLKNNIYVVMVTSSVLEADRDRAKGYEMVHGFLSKPLRIDHFKILKKLKKIIETY, encoded by the coding sequence ATGAAAACTAGAATCTTGATTATCGATGATGACGAACTTATTATTCTGCTTCATAAGGAGCTGATTGGCTCGAGCGAGTTTTCTATGGGAGCAAGGTATTTTTTAAAAGCGGAACGTGCGCTAAGCTACATTAAGAAAAATATTAGCACTGATATTGCCTTTCTGCTCCTGCTTGATATAAACATGCCCGGAATGGATGGATGGGACCTACTTGACGAGTTACAAAAGCTCCTGCTAAAGAACAACATATATGTAGTGATGGTTACCTCCTCGGTATTAGAGGCAGACCGTGATAGAGCGAAGGGCTATGAAATGGTCCATGGCTTCCTCAGCAAGCCACTCCGGATCGATCACTTTAAAATCCTGAAAAAATTAAAAAAAATCATTGAAACTTATTGA
- a CDS encoding hypothetical protein (product_source=Hypo-rule applied) has translation MKRHINLKELLAFHIEAETRRILSNAYPIEYGLIKDSIIFPDDYDTYPTFTFTDFYPGLSPNLLMCCKELIEVTYEQVRGTIVEKKTCKMQSTP, from the coding sequence ATGAAACGTCATATAAACCTTAAGGAACTTTTAGCTTTCCATATTGAAGCGGAAACCAGGCGCATTTTATCAAATGCCTATCCGATTGAATACGGCTTGATAAAGGATTCGATAATATTTCCAGATGATTATGATACTTATCCTACATTTACTTTTACAGATTTTTATCCCGGTCTAAGCCCCAATCTGCTAATGTGCTGTAAAGAACTTATTGAAGTCACCTATGAGCAGGTTCGGGGAACCATAGTAGAAAAAAAGACATGTAAAATGCAATCGACTCCATAG
- a CDS encoding hypothetical protein (product_source=Hypo-rule applied; cath_funfam=2.10.25.10), with amino-acid sequence MRIFLCIIRERLVGKGCSEIDAGFQPLITVKKQNYRDTAPDLYVPLPRCPPVKASSAHAALCPFHLPTGSHTQKLV; translated from the coding sequence ATGAGAATATTTCTATGCATTATTAGAGAAAGGCTAGTTGGGAAAGGTTGTTCTGAAATCGATGCAGGTTTCCAGCCCCTGATTACCGTAAAGAAACAAAACTACCGGGATACGGCCCCCGACCTTTATGTTCCGTTGCCACGCTGTCCTCCGGTAAAGGCCTCCAGTGCTCATGCGGCTCTATGCCCCTTTCACTTGCCGACGGGCAGTCATACACAGAAATTGGTTTAG